From the Methylomonas sp. MK1 genome, one window contains:
- the draG gene encoding ADP-ribosyl-[dinitrogen reductase] hydrolase produces the protein MNERLMNRALGAYLGFACGDALGATVEFMSPKQIQKRYGVHTEMIGGGWLGLEPGQVTDDTQMSLALGRAIIDHHGWNLRAVADNFLAWLDSDPPDVGNTCRRGILRYRDEGLLMGLPREDDAGNGACMRNLPVVLATLDRPDDFEVWSLEQSHITHHNPLSDGATLALGRMINALINGQGLESCLLEVERLINQYSEFAYTPYPGKASGFIVDTVQTVLHYFFNTDSFESCLISTVNQGGDADTTGALAGMLAGAKYGLEQIPMRWLAQLDRRVSAEIRGQVATLIKMNS, from the coding sequence ATGAACGAGCGGTTAATGAATCGGGCCTTGGGCGCTTATTTGGGATTTGCTTGCGGCGACGCGTTGGGCGCGACGGTGGAATTCATGTCGCCGAAACAAATTCAGAAACGTTACGGCGTGCATACCGAAATGATAGGCGGCGGCTGGCTGGGCCTGGAGCCGGGACAGGTTACAGACGATACGCAAATGTCGCTGGCCTTGGGTCGAGCCATCATCGATCATCACGGCTGGAATTTGCGGGCCGTGGCGGACAATTTTCTGGCCTGGCTGGATAGCGATCCGCCGGATGTTGGTAATACTTGCCGGCGCGGCATCCTTCGGTATCGTGATGAAGGTTTATTGATGGGCTTGCCGCGTGAAGATGACGCCGGTAACGGCGCCTGCATGCGTAACTTGCCGGTGGTGCTGGCAACTTTGGACAGGCCGGACGATTTCGAAGTTTGGAGCCTGGAGCAGAGTCACATCACCCACCACAACCCGCTGTCCGATGGGGCGACTTTGGCTTTAGGGCGCATGATCAATGCGTTGATTAACGGACAAGGTCTTGAGTCCTGTTTGCTGGAAGTCGAGCGCTTGATCAACCAATACAGCGAATTTGCCTACACCCCTTATCCGGGCAAAGCCTCTGGTTTTATCGTCGATACCGTGCAGACGGTGCTGCATTATTTTTTCAACACCGATAGTTTCGAGTCTTGCCTGATCTCCACCGTCAATCAGGGCGGCGATGCGGATACGACCGGGGCATTGGCGGGGATGTTGGCAGGGGCCAAGTATGGATTGGAGCAGATTCCGATGCGGTGGTTGGCCCAGCTGGATAGGCGGGTCAGTGCAGAAATACGCGGACAGGTAGCGACGCTTATCAAAATGAATAGTTGA
- a CDS encoding VIT1/CCC1 transporter family protein, with protein sequence MHIERHKNHRIGWLRAAVLGANDGIVSTASLILGVAAAGVDAKHILIAGIAGLVAGAMSMAAGEYVSVCSQADTEHADLERERRELAAYPEHEHEEMTAIYVERGLDEALAAEVARQLMAHDALGAHSRDELGITDTSAARPVLAAFSSAGSFSVGAILPLLLVLWTPAPVLIWAVAGGSLLLLVSLGALSARVGGASMLIAGLRVSFWGALAMGLTAGVGALFGVAA encoded by the coding sequence ATGCATATCGAAAGACATAAAAATCACCGCATTGGCTGGCTACGGGCGGCCGTGCTGGGCGCCAACGACGGCATAGTCTCCACTGCCAGCCTGATTTTGGGCGTCGCGGCAGCCGGCGTGGATGCCAAACATATCTTGATCGCAGGCATTGCCGGTTTGGTAGCTGGCGCGATGTCCATGGCCGCCGGCGAATATGTATCAGTCTGTTCGCAAGCAGACACCGAACACGCCGACCTGGAGCGCGAACGCCGGGAACTCGCCGCCTATCCGGAACACGAGCATGAGGAAATGACCGCAATCTATGTAGAACGCGGCCTGGACGAAGCGCTGGCCGCCGAAGTTGCCCGCCAGCTGATGGCACACGACGCCCTTGGCGCGCATAGCCGCGACGAACTTGGCATTACCGACACCTCCGCCGCCCGCCCGGTGTTGGCGGCATTTTCATCGGCTGGCAGTTTTTCAGTCGGGGCAATATTGCCTTTATTGCTGGTGTTGTGGACGCCGGCACCCGTATTGATTTGGGCCGTAGCCGGCGGCTCCTTGCTGCTGTTAGTATCGCTAGGCGCCCTATCCGCCCGCGTTGGGGGCGCTTCGATGTTGATTGCTGGATTGCGCGTCAGCTTTTGGGGCGCGTTGGCGATGGGGTTGACGGCTGGAGTTGGGGCATTATTTGGGGTGGCCGCGTAA
- a CDS encoding NAD(+)--dinitrogen-reductase ADP-D-ribosyltransferase, producing MPDISQHGHSTNLIGMATACMASHLFNDYPKPLHIAGTRESAPGLFEQLAGQATLAECGRIFQDYMCVVFGFETEQRLRDDAEGRRRYRNSYLRLIQDWGLDSNNAQGAVLKGWVESRFGLFPNYHKQQISSFMSKDWITYIEEKMNSRYHNNCIYMQLDLLYEFCQWVIERFQVPAATHKTLYRGVNALDDWIVTEQDKQHKIVRFNSIVSFTDRPGIASEFGGYILEVEVPMVKLVFFSDLLPRHALRGEAEYLVIGGDYRVTVQR from the coding sequence ATGCCCGATATTTCCCAACACGGCCACAGTACCAATTTGATCGGCATGGCGACCGCTTGTATGGCCAGTCATCTATTCAATGATTATCCCAAGCCCTTACATATCGCCGGTACCAGGGAGTCGGCACCCGGACTGTTCGAACAGTTGGCCGGCCAAGCCACGTTGGCCGAGTGCGGGCGGATCTTTCAAGATTATATGTGCGTGGTATTCGGTTTCGAAACCGAGCAGCGCTTGCGCGACGATGCCGAGGGCCGGCGCCGGTATCGCAACAGTTATCTGCGCCTGATTCAGGATTGGGGGCTGGATTCCAATAATGCGCAGGGCGCGGTGTTGAAGGGTTGGGTGGAGAGTCGCTTCGGTTTGTTTCCCAACTACCATAAGCAGCAGATCAGCAGTTTTATGAGCAAGGACTGGATAACCTACATCGAAGAAAAGATGAACAGCCGCTATCACAACAATTGCATCTACATGCAGCTGGATTTGCTGTACGAATTTTGCCAATGGGTGATCGAGCGCTTTCAGGTGCCGGCTGCTACCCACAAAACTCTGTATCGCGGCGTGAACGCCTTGGACGACTGGATCGTTACCGAGCAAGACAAGCAGCACAAAATCGTCCGCTTCAACAGTATTGTGTCGTTTACCGACCGCCCTGGTATCGCCAGCGAATTTGGCGGATATATATTGGAAGTGGAGGTGCCGATGGTGAAACTGGTGTTTTTTAGCGACCTGCTGCCGCGCCATGCATTGCGCGGCGAAGCGGAATATTTGGTAATCGGTGGCGATTATCGGGTGACGGTACAGCGATGA